The SAR324 cluster bacterium genomic interval CAGCTACTAACCAAGGTAATGCTTCAATACAAGGGATTTTCATACGTCCTCCTGGGGTGAATGGCGCTCAGAAAATTTTTATGCCAAATCAACACAACTCAACAGATGTTTTTTTCGAAAACCCAAGGACCTATTAATCAGAGGGAAAGTAATCTTGAAGGTACATCCTTTTCCAAGTTCGCTATTGACTTCAATCGCACCATGATAAAGCAAAACTATTTTTCGTACCACACCCAATCCCAAGCCTGTTCCAGGCTCTGGTTTTGTGGAAAAAAACGCGTCATATATTTTGGGAATGTTTTCTTCAGGAATGCCGATCCCATTATCGGTGATGGAAACACAATAATGGTCGTCCTCCCGGACACTTGATATTTCGATGAGGGCATGGTCCTGCTTTGCCTCAAGAATCGCATCTTTGGCATTCAAAACAAGATTATTAAATAGTGAGTAAAAATGCTCTTCTCTGCCGGGAATCATCACTTCATGGCATAAATTCAAACGAATGGAGATGGAGAGTTTATTGAATGCTTCCCGGTATTCTTCAGCAATATTTTCAATGACCCGATCGATCGAAACAGGATCCGTTCCTGTTTCATCCTTGCCAATCTTGGAGAAATCAATGATTTGCCGGGTAATATTTAAAGCTCTATCGATTGATTTATGAATAATGATCAGTCCCTTGTCAATTTGTTGTTCATTAGCAAAGATCTTTTTCATATGGGGCATCACTTGTGGAATCACGGTGCTTTCTGAAGAATCAAGCATTTCATAAATTGCTTTGAGTTCCACACAGTTTTGGCTACTCAGGCTATCTTTAGTTTCTCGAACACTCACACCTAACTTCTTTTCTAACACAAGTTTAGAACCCGCCAGTGCGTTTTTAATTTCATGGGCAAAACCTCCCGCCATGTGTGTCTCTGTGGCTTCTTTTTCCAAAATCAGCATCTTTTCATGTGCAGATTCCAATTCTTTGGTCTGCTGTTTCACCTTTTCTTCCAGGTTTGTATAGAGCCTCGAGTTTTCCAGAGATATGGCCGCTTGCGAGGCTAATACCTCCAAGGTTTCCATGCGGTCTGGAGTAAAGGCGTTAGTCATCAGATTATTTTCAAGGTAGAGAATACTGATTATTTTTTTCTGGTACAGAATCGGCAGGCACAAAAGTGATTTGGGTTGAAATGCGACAACATAGGGATCATTCATGAAGCGCTTTTCATGAGCGGCATGTTCCAGTACCAGGGATTCCCCGGTACTTTCAACGTAGCGAACAATGGATTTGGGCAAATGTTTTTCTGCTTCCTGAGAATCCAGGGCAATTGCTTGCAACACCGTAATATCGGCTTGTTCAGCGGGATGTTGCGCCTGAATTTCCCAGGGTCCCTGATCCTGTAACAATATAATCCCTTTTTGCGCACCCGCGTTTTCAATCAGCACCAGAAGCATTTTTTTCAAAAGTCGTTCTAGTTTGATTTCACCGGAAATGGCCTGTGACGCTTTTATCACCCTTGCCAAATCAAGATTTGTGGGAAGAGACCCATTAAACTCATCCGTCCTGCCAGCCATAGCAACAGAGTTCTTTTTTATTTTGCGCTCGCGCATACTCTAAAGCCTAACCAGAGGCTACGGCCAATACGATGATAAAAGCGATACTCTGATTTCAGTTGATCCGCATCTGAAATAGCAGCCCCACCGCGAAGCACCTGGAGAATTTCCGTTTTATCACTTTTATCATAAAGGTAGATCGCGGATGCTGGTCCTTGAGGATCGGTTTCGACGTTTCCCGAGTAAGGAGCATACCAATCACTGACCCATTCCCAGACATTCCCATACATGTCATACAGTCCCCAGGGGTTGGGTTTTAACTGTTTGACAGGGTGTACATGGCCTCCTGAATTGACATTGTGCCAGGCATACTCATTGAGGCAGGAGCGATCATCACCACAAAACCATTTTGTCGTTGTGCCCGCGCGGGCGGCGTATTCCCATTCAGCTTCAGTGCATAAACGATAGGGATCTGCGCCTGCCAAGGGATTGTTTTTATTCAGCCATTCAAGATATTTTGGAATGTGAACGTTTGCGGAAATATCACTTGCGGCACAATCGTCCTGGGAACAGGCTGTATTTTTATTAGGTTGAAATGTTGGATCAACTCTATGGTATTCTCCAAGCGTTACAGGATGATCTGACATGTAATAGTTTTTAGAAATAGTCACGGTATGTGCGGTATTATCGCTATAATCAGAGCCGCCCATTTGAAAGGTTCCTGCTTTGATCAGCACCATGCCTGGATCATTAGGGTCTAATGGTTCTGTGCGTACTTTAGGGACAACCGGATTTTTAAGCGTATAGGTGGCTGTTGCCGGGGGGACTTGATTGGAGCCATCAGTCCATTTAATGATCAAGCGATACTTCAAAGGCACAACATCGGCATCAGGTTTAGGAATTTTAATGATATAGTTTCCGTTAGCAAGGGTGACAAAAGTATGTCCAATCTCATTTTCGACACTCCCGGTGACGGTTTTTCCTGAAGCATCTAAAAGCAGGGGCGTGAGATACACCAGATCATCTTCTGAAGTAACACCGACCACATAGACTGTAACTTCGGAACTGGCATCAATCGCCGAAATAGAAAAATACTCATCTGTGCCATTATTGATGCCGACAAATCCCGCATGATTGTTGATATAATCATCCACAGCAACGGCAGTTTCTTTGGTAGAACCGCCGGCTCCAGGTGAGACGGCATCGGCCGTTGAGTATACATTGCTTGGCCGTGGAATCAATTTAGCCCGATCCAGAATAATGCTTTGGTACTTTGCGGCCTCAGTAGCTCCCAGATTTTTTTGAATGTCCTCAGTTAAGGTTTGTTCCGTTTTGCCTAAACCATTCACTAATTTTTTAATATTTGCCAGGGTTTCTTCCGAAATATTTAAACTAGATTCCTTGGACAGTTTATCATAAACATACTGAGTGAATTTATAGCCAACCGCATAACGCAGCCGAATGTTATAAGTTTTCGTCGCGGATAACCCATTGTCTGCCAAACTAATGGGGAGTTGATAGATACCTAATTTATGCGGTGTTTGAAGAGTCGCAGTTTGGTTGGTTAAGGACTTCACCAGTGTGCCCTTGTCATCATAGATTTCAACATCCATGTTAAACGTTTTCGCCGCGGTAGTCAGATTTTGCCCAAGGACGAAGAAAGCCCATGAAACCAGCAACTGAGACTGATCCGTTGATTTCTTGATTTCATTAATGTGCGGAATGGTGTTGCAGAAATCGCCTATTACCGCATCCGTAAAAAACGGATTTTTCCCATGTCCAAAGCCGCGATTTGCCAGATCCTGGCAAACGAATATATAGGATTTTGCCCCATTGTCCGGATCTTCAACAACGTTCAAAAAAGAAAAGTTGGGAATGTTATCAAAGACAAAATCCATGTTCATCGCCTTTAAATTTTCGTCTGGAAGGAAGTATGCCCTGAATTCATACGTGGGTTTGATGACCGCAGGAATGTCAAAGCCATATATTTTCATAATGGCCATTGTGGCGGTATCACCGGACATAACAGCGTTGAGGGTACGTTGCGTGATGGGACTTTCACTCAAATAGATTTTGGCTTTCAAGTCTCGCTGTATCTGATTGGAAGTATATTTGATACGAATGCCATTAGAATAATCTCGCGTATTGATGGGATGCACTGGGCCCCGGCTCACTCTGATGGGTGCCGCGCCGCATACTTCTATCGGACAATATTGTTCGACTGCATTGAATAGCTCGGCATCTTCTGAAGAGACATTGAACTGATAGATATAGGGAGGGAAGGGCGGGTTTTCCAATAACAAATCAATATGTTTTGCATTAGGAATCGTGAACGTGTTCAATTCATTGCGCTGAAACCCAATGCCGTACTGCAGGGAGAGCGAAAAAGTTTTTACATCATCGGGGATATCTAAGTCAGGAACCTCAAAACTGATTTTGTAGGTGTTCTCCCCAACTTTTTTAATGGCATGGTTGGTGGCAAGGCGCAGAACATAGCGAAAATGCGCCATCTGTAAACTGACTTGTTGTGGTTCACCTGGTAAAATTGTGATGACATCCGATGCCTTAAAATAGCGCATATTTTTGAGATTGGAACTAGGGAAAAAGCCGCCACCTCGAAAAAAAAGATTATCATAGGCGTAAACTAAAATTTTTACTTTGCCTGGATCGAGTAAGAAGACGAAATCTTCCGGCTTAAAACCTTCTTGAGGATACATGATTTTGGTCGCACTTAAAGAACCCACGTTGCCTTCCCCTTCAATACGACGAATATGGATTACTAAGGTTTCGACTGCCGTTGAAGCAAATTCGGTAATGGTTGCCCAATAATTAGTCATTTCCTCTGTGGTCAGCAACGGTGTCACTACAGCTAAAAATTCTGCTTCCGTATTATAAATCTTGTCTTGTAATGGTGTGAGTTTTTTGACTGTCGCAGAGGGCATTCGCCCTTCATCTTCCTTTTGTAAATTGAAGATCACTTGTGCTGTGATCTCAAAGCGGCTTGCGGTAGCTAAATTATTAATGGTCCTTTGCGTGTTATTGTCTGAATGGAGACCTAAGTCTATCCGTAACTGGGCTTTAGCGGAATTTTCTTCAGGGCTATAAGGATTGCAACTCCCTAAAAAACAGATCAGTGCCAAACTCAGTACAACCAGGATCAGGTTTTGTTGGTAATATGATTTCATGATGATTTCCCCAAATATGAAATTGCCGCGATAACAACTAAAAATTGAGATCAACGCCGAGCAGGGCTTGCTCGCGCAATGCATCTTGAACTATGTGACGCTCAACTTCTCTAATCAATACGTCATCTAAAGGTTTAGATTCGACAGGTTTTAAAGCAGGTGCTTTTTTCGAAGGAAAGATCTGGTTCATTTGCATACGATCTTTTTTGGAAATCGCAATGGGAGCGAAGGGTTGGAGATTATGCAACAAAATTGAACGAAAACCAGCAGTAATGAGCAGTTCATTATCAGCAGCAGCATCCAGTTTTCGTAAACTGACAATACCGGTGATCGTGGTTACCTGGGTCACCTCTGCAGAAGGCACTTCCACAATGAACTCGGTGCCTTTGACGCCAACCATGGCGTTTTCTGTTTTGATGCGGACACTTTCTTTATCTTCTCGTTCGACCATCGCCTGAATTTTCCCAATGATTAGTTTGATGAGTGAGGGTTCGTCCTGGCTTTTATCATCCACATAAGCTTCTACACTGATAATCGTATTACTGCTCAAATTGAAACGGTCTCCGTTGTTCATGACGAGTTCAGCGGTACCACCTCCTGTCCGAATGATATCTTCCTTAGTGACGGCGGTGGCAACACTGATTTTCTGATTGCCCAGATAGACTTCCGCACTGTGACCAAGTGGTGTGAGCGTGCCCACAGACCTTGACGCCGCCCAAAGGGGATGGATTTGTACCAAGACCATAAAAACTATGATCCCTAAATGGCGCATGAGTTTAATCATGGTTTTCTCCATATTTCATCCATCAAAAATTAGTTGAAATTCCGATGTCCGCCACCAGACGAACATAATCAAATAGATTGATGTTAGAATCGTTAGTATAACGAACGAGATTCAACTTCACATGAGTGTTTTCTGCGAGGAGATAACGAAAGCCTGAAGTGATTTGATTATATTGGTCATGACGGGGGTGTTCCGAGATGGGATACGTTGCTTGATAACGATTTTGCTCGTGGTGCTCCTCCAAAGTGACCTCAATCCGTTCTCCAATCAGGATACGATAATTCAGAACAACCCCGATCCCTGAAAAATCCTCATAATCCAGACGAGTATCAGAATTCGTATAAACGAGTTGTCCCAGAATTTGCTGACGGTCCGGTGTAATGAAGTAGTTCAAGCCATACCCGCCGATCCATTTCACTCCATCCAGATCATTGCCCTGGTTATTTTCCTCTTTGATGGTTTCAAGATCATCATTGAAATTCTGGTTGATATACATGAAGAAGGGACGTGACTGTACTCTTGCTGAATGAAACCATACGTCTGCCACTTCACCAATGTTCATCACTGCCATAGATTTCCACCCGTCCGCGGCTGTCTCTGTCAGCAAGGTGACATTATGATAACTGGTATTGATTTGGTGCTCCCCCATGCGCCAATTTAATGTTCCCGAAAGCCAGTGGAATAAGTATCCTCCTGCGACAGACGTCGAATTTTTCTGTGACTGGAAGCGATAGCTAACTTCAGGAGTTACCAAAGTCGAACCCAGTGACCAGACAGTTGGCTGAAACCGGGCCATCACATCAGCAAATACAGCACTGGTGGCTTCATTGGTTCCATGGGTTCTACTCTCAGACTGTGGCACTAACAGAGGATTGTCATCGTAACGCAGGCGCAAATCTACAAGAAAAAACAACCGCTCACGTACTTCAGTTTCTTTCTCTTCTCTCCATTGTGCGACTTCAGCAGTGCTGCCAAA includes:
- a CDS encoding GAF domain-containing sensor histidine kinase, with the translated sequence MAGRTDEFNGSLPTNLDLARVIKASQAISGEIKLERLLKKMLLVLIENAGAQKGIILLQDQGPWEIQAQHPAEQADITVLQAIALDSQEAEKHLPKSIVRYVESTGESLVLEHAAHEKRFMNDPYVVAFQPKSLLCLPILYQKKIISILYLENNLMTNAFTPDRMETLEVLASQAAISLENSRLYTNLEEKVKQQTKELESAHEKMLILEKEATETHMAGGFAHEIKNALAGSKLVLEKKLGVSVRETKDSLSSQNCVELKAIYEMLDSSESTVIPQVMPHMKKIFANEQQIDKGLIIIHKSIDRALNITRQIIDFSKIGKDETGTDPVSIDRVIENIAEEYREAFNKLSISIRLNLCHEVMIPGREEHFYSLFNNLVLNAKDAILEAKQDHALIEISSVREDDHYCVSITDNGIGIPEENIPKIYDAFFSTKPEPGTGLGLGVVRKIVLLYHGAIEVNSELGKGCTFKITFPLINRSLGFRKKHLLSCVDLA
- a CDS encoding formylglycine-generating enzyme family protein, encoding MDVEIYDDKGTLVKSLTNQTATLQTPHKLGIYQLPISLADNGLSATKTYNIRLRYAVGYKFTQYVYDKLSKESSLNISEETLANIKKLVNGLGKTEQTLTEDIQKNLGATEAAKYQSIILDRAKLIPRPSNVYSTADAVSPGAGGSTKETAVAVDDYINNHAGFVGINNGTDEYFSISAIDASSEVTVYVVGVTSEDDLVYLTPLLLDASGKTVTGSVENEIGHTFVTLANGNYIIKIPKPDADVVPLKYRLIIKWTDGSNQVPPATATYTLKNPVVPKVRTEPLDPNDPGMVLIKAGTFQMGGSDYSDNTAHTVTISKNYYMSDHPVTLGEYHRVDPTFQPNKNTACSQDDCAASDISANVHIPKYLEWLNKNNPLAGADPYRLCTEAEWEYAARAGTTTKWFCGDDRSCLNEYAWHNVNSGGHVHPVKQLKPNPWGLYDMYGNVWEWVSDWYAPYSGNVETDPQGPASAIYLYDKSDKTEILQVLRGGAAISDADQLKSEYRFYHRIGRSLWLGFRVCASAK
- a CDS encoding FecR domain-containing protein, which encodes MEKTMIKLMRHLGIIVFMVLVQIHPLWAASRSVGTLTPLGHSAEVYLGNQKISVATAVTKEDIIRTGGGTAELVMNNGDRFNLSSNTIISVEAYVDDKSQDEPSLIKLIIGKIQAMVEREDKESVRIKTENAMVGVKGTEFIVEVPSAEVTQVTTITGIVSLRKLDAAADNELLITAGFRSILLHNLQPFAPIAISKKDRMQMNQIFPSKKAPALKPVESKPLDDVLIREVERHIVQDALREQALLGVDLNF